A region of Chelonoidis abingdonii isolate Lonesome George chromosome 8, CheloAbing_2.0, whole genome shotgun sequence DNA encodes the following proteins:
- the OSTN gene encoding osteocrin: MLQVRFGVVHSVLVLTLLRWHTGTAILAEATPQPFDSSIVLSMEAHSASSEEKSATDLAAKLLLLDELVSLENDVIETKKKRSFPGFGSPLDRLSASSVDLKGKQRKVVELPKRRFGIPLDRIGTNRLTSTRG; encoded by the exons atgctgcaggttCGGTTTGGGGTGGTGCACTCTGTCCTGGTGCTTACTCTGCTGCGGTGGCACACCGGTACTGCTATCCTCGCTGAGGCAACTCCGCAG CCCTTTGACTCTTCCATAGTCTTAAGCATGGAAGCACATTCCGCATCCAGCGAAGAGAAGTCAGCCACTGACCTGGCAGCTAAGCTACTGCTTCTTGATGAGCTAGTGTCTCTGGAAAATGACGTGATTGAGACCAAGAAGAAAAGAAGTTTCCCAGGGTTTGGGTCTCCTCTTGACAGGCTTTCTGCTAGTTCGGTAGATCTGAAAGGCAAGCAGAG GAAGGTGGTGGAGTTGCCCAAGCGACGATTTGGAATTCCTCTAGACCGAATCGGAACGAATCGTCTAACCAGCACCAGAGGTTAG